A single genomic interval of Eurosta solidaginis isolate ZX-2024a chromosome 3, ASM4086904v1, whole genome shotgun sequence harbors:
- the Vhl gene encoding protein Vhl, which translates to MALEPDAAPAAPVDLQRQQPDLQYPGDNSFVLFHNTTNRIINLYWCMHGAKTFHTTLQPGARCKTNTFTRHFWIFCDKDTNEMMCVEKQKVFVPLPYHIPDPNNPNSFVSCRKEIKIHLPMRTLRESCLWRAVTTLHTVPVTVAMDIIENHMRIPYVLKHEIKKRLRRKTHPELIVSEIVESLIDQKNSY; encoded by the exons ATGGCGTTGGAACCAGATGCAGCACCTGCTGCGCCAGTTGACCTTCAAAGGCAACAACCTGACTTGCAATATCCTGGCGATAATTCTTTTGTGCTTTTCCACAATACAACAAACCGCATCATAAATCTCTATTGGTGTATGCATGGCGCTAAAACATTTCATACAACGTTACAACCAGGTGCACGATGTAAAACTAACACTTTTACCAGACATTTTTGGATATTTTGTGATAAGGATACCAACGAAATGATGTGT GTGGAAAAACAAAAAGTATTTGTCCCGCTACCGTATCATATTCCCGATCCAAATAATCCTAATTCATTTGTGTCATGCCGCAAAGAAATTAAAATACATTTACCAATGCGTACGCTGCGCGAATCGTGCTTATGGCGGGCTGTAACCACGTTGCATACAGTACCTGTTACAGTTGCTATGGACATCATTGAAAATCATATGCGCATTCCATACGTTTTGAAACATGAAATCAAAAAACGCTTACGACGCAAAACACATCCTGAGCTTATTGTTTCAGAGATTGTGGAAAGTTTAATTGATCAAAAAAATAGTTATTGA
- the LOC137244739 gene encoding trafficking protein particle complex subunit 2-like protein isoform X1 yields the protein MAVCVSIIGKDNAPLYLTTSDMDKELELQYRVHAALDVVEEKCQPLSKGTPESKELYLGMLYSTETHKIYGFLTNTKIKFIIVVDSGNIALRENEVRAMFRNLHMLYTDAVCNPFYAPGEPLISNHFFNAGNLIGQCKKSWAEMRKQKFYFVMHVCMYIIIICL from the exons ATGGCTGTGTGTGTTTCAATAATTGGCAAAGAT aatgCGCCTTTATATTTAACTACATCCGATATGGATAAAGAATTGGAACTGCAATATCGTGTACATGCTGCTCTTGATGTTGTTGAGGAAAAATGCCAACCCCTGAGTAAGGGCACGCCAGAATCGAAAGAGCTCTACTTGGGCATGTTGTATTCAACAGAGACTCATAAGAT TTATGGCTTTTTgacaaatacaaaaattaaattcatCATCGTTGTGGATTCTGGAAATATAGCATTGCGTGAAAATGAAGTACGAGCG ATGTTTCGTAATTTACATATGCTTTACACCGATGCAGTTTGCAATCCGTTTTATGCACCAGGCGAACCTTTAATTTCTAA TCACTTTTTTAATGCAGGAAATTTGATCGGGCAGTGCAAAAAATCATGGGCGGAAAtgcgtaaacaaaaattttattttgttatgcatgtatgtatgtatattattataATATGTCTATAA
- the LOC137244739 gene encoding trafficking protein particle complex subunit 2-like protein isoform X3, with amino-acid sequence MAVCVSIIGKDNAPLYLTTSDMDKELELQYRVHAALDVVEEKCQPLSKGTPESKELYLGMLYSTETHKIYGFLTNTKIKFIIVVDSGNIALRENEVRAMFRNLHMLYTDAVCNPFYAPGEPLISKKFDRAVQKIMGGNA; translated from the exons ATGGCTGTGTGTGTTTCAATAATTGGCAAAGAT aatgCGCCTTTATATTTAACTACATCCGATATGGATAAAGAATTGGAACTGCAATATCGTGTACATGCTGCTCTTGATGTTGTTGAGGAAAAATGCCAACCCCTGAGTAAGGGCACGCCAGAATCGAAAGAGCTCTACTTGGGCATGTTGTATTCAACAGAGACTCATAAGAT TTATGGCTTTTTgacaaatacaaaaattaaattcatCATCGTTGTGGATTCTGGAAATATAGCATTGCGTGAAAATGAAGTACGAGCG ATGTTTCGTAATTTACATATGCTTTACACCGATGCAGTTTGCAATCCGTTTTATGCACCAGGCGAACCTTTAATTTCTAA GAAATTTGATCGGGCAGTGCAAAAAATCATGGGCGGAAAtgcgtaa
- the LOC137244739 gene encoding trafficking protein particle complex subunit 2-like protein isoform X2, producing the protein MDKELELQYRVHAALDVVEEKCQPLSKGTPESKELYLGMLYSTETHKIYGFLTNTKIKFIIVVDSGNIALRENEVRAMFRNLHMLYTDAVCNPFYAPGEPLISNHFFNAGNLIGQCKKSWAEMRKQKFYFVMHVCMYIIIICL; encoded by the exons ATGGATAAAGAATTGGAACTGCAATATCGTGTACATGCTGCTCTTGATGTTGTTGAGGAAAAATGCCAACCCCTGAGTAAGGGCACGCCAGAATCGAAAGAGCTCTACTTGGGCATGTTGTATTCAACAGAGACTCATAAGAT TTATGGCTTTTTgacaaatacaaaaattaaattcatCATCGTTGTGGATTCTGGAAATATAGCATTGCGTGAAAATGAAGTACGAGCG ATGTTTCGTAATTTACATATGCTTTACACCGATGCAGTTTGCAATCCGTTTTATGCACCAGGCGAACCTTTAATTTCTAA TCACTTTTTTAATGCAGGAAATTTGATCGGGCAGTGCAAAAAATCATGGGCGGAAAtgcgtaaacaaaaattttattttgttatgcatgtatgtatgtatattattataATATGTCTATAA